CTTCACCGTGAAGAACGGTCTCGAAGGTATCCTTTGCGAAAACGCTGCCCCTTACATTCACCACTGCTATGTGCTCGACAACCACGCCACGGGTATCGGTGCGTTCATTTCGCTTCCGCATCTCCGCAATAACGTGGTGTACGGCAACCGCTGGTCCGGCATCCTCGCTTGGGGTGCTAAGTCCCTCGATGCCTACATCGAACACAACGTCGTGCTCCGCAACGGCTACTCTGGCCTTGCTTTGAAGGGCCCGACCAACGTGACCGCCCGTAACAACATCTTCATGGAAAACCACTACTACGGTGTGTTCGCCGACCCCGCTGCCGGCCAGACGAAGGTGGAATACAACAACATCTACAAGAACTACTACCCGTTCAACCAGTTCATCAAGGTGAACCGCACGAACGTGTCGCTCGACCCGAAGTTCATCAATCCTTCGCTGTCGCAGCCGAACTTCTACTGCCAGTCCACCTCGCCGATGCTCAAGCGCGGTAAGGGTAAGGCTGACATCGGTCTGACTTCTGCCGAACTGGTGAAGGAAGAAGAAGCTGTCGAAGAAACTCGTAATCCGGATACCGATGGCGATGGCCTTTGCGATCCGTGGGTTTCTGAAGAAGGCGTTTCCGACAAGTATGCAAGCGTCTGCACCGGCCTCGACAACTGCCCCGAAGAAGCTGAAGACTTTGACGGCTACCAGGATGACGATGGCTGCCCGGATGCCGACAACGACCGTGACGGTCTCTGCGACCCGTGGGTTGAAGCTAAGGGTATGCTTGCAACGTTCGCTCACGTTTGTAAGGGTGTTGACCTCTGCCCGGAACAGGCTGAAACTCTGAACAGCTATAAGGACGAAGATGGTTGCCCGGACGAAGTCCCGCAGCCGCCTAAGAAAGTCTTCGTGCTGGAAGGTGTGAACTTCGAATCCGGTAAGGCTACGATTACTCAGGATTCCTACATCTCCCTCATGAAGGTGGTTGACATTATGGAAACCTTCACTGAAGCAACCTTCGAAATTGTCGGTCACACTGACAACGTCGGTAGAAAGGAAACGAACTTGCAGCTCTCTGCAGACCGTGCCGCTTCCGTGAAGAACTTCCTCGTGGAAAAGGGCATCGATGAAAGCCGCATCGTCACGAGCGGTAAGGGCGACACTCAACCGGTTGCCACGAACAAGACCCCTGAAGGTCGTGCCCAGAACCGTCGTATTGAGTTTATCCGTACGGATATCAAGTAAAGGAGTAAGTGATGCGTACTAGTGTTATTAAAACAGCAGTCCTTGGACTCACGGTAGCCAGCACTTCCTTGTTTGCAGAAGCCACTTATTCTCCGCATAAGTATCAGC
The genomic region above belongs to Fibrobacter sp. UWB10 and contains:
- a CDS encoding OmpA family protein, with the translated sequence MTLKKLVLITAGAMLLSGTAMAKNINVPGDYQKIADALGNADAGDTILVKRGTYNENITLIMGVVLKGEDPHTTIIDGGRRGPTVMGTSGAEMSHFTVKNGLEGILCENAAPYIHHCYVLDNHATGIGAFISLPHLRNNVVYGNRWSGILAWGAKSLDAYIEHNVVLRNGYSGLALKGPTNVTARNNIFMENHYYGVFADPAAGQTKVEYNNIYKNYYPFNQFIKVNRTNVSLDPKFINPSLSQPNFYCQSTSPMLKRGKGKADIGLTSAELVKEEEAVEETRNPDTDGDGLCDPWVSEEGVSDKYASVCTGLDNCPEEAEDFDGYQDDDGCPDADNDRDGLCDPWVEAKGMLATFAHVCKGVDLCPEQAETLNSYKDEDGCPDEVPQPPKKVFVLEGVNFESGKATITQDSYISLMKVVDIMETFTEATFEIVGHTDNVGRKETNLQLSADRAASVKNFLVEKGIDESRIVTSGKGDTQPVATNKTPEGRAQNRRIEFIRTDIK